Proteins from a single region of Chryseobacterium scophthalmum:
- a CDS encoding TonB-dependent receptor, with product MMIRLLTFILLFFFGSQLLLAQNEKLQLSISISGESQQKLKGVTVKSSQNSAVTDENGVATLVLSEGKHHLKIIHSNYQEKELDVTLNNSKTLNFQLQPVDKLEEIVIFSKEGKGLTTKTIIDRKAMEHLQPSSFTDLMELLPGGLAKTPNLSVNNRPMLRENRGQFTYRTSEYNTTALGTQFMIDGNVINSNADMQVSLDNRQFGYSPEARETATTGVDMRTISTNDIEKVEIIRGIPSASYGDLTSGVIKIERKIGESPLQARFKADGFSKQYYVGKGFKVNNNWQISAGADFLDSKSNPTDDFENYQRMTASIRSKKKGNLWSNPLEWRSNIDFSSNIDSKKNDPDNGAPEIDKYKQTRTKISFSNNFIYSLNKTSFFDKVILNTAIRQGFEKIDQTKLIQLSGPRSFSLATEQGENVGVFPVLRYVSDYATEGKPLDITAMFQTTGTRSTFGINHQYEAGLDWRYSKNNGRGLIYDMNSPYAAEFSNSRPRPFNDIPASNLMAAFLGDQMSYAIDEHKFTLYTGLRFSKQLGIDKSYTISKKVFVEPRVNLQYNLPHLMINNFPLKTDITLGYGQFYKQPTLLMLYPNRKFWDYTQLNYYHNDAQYRYVNFMTYVQNLENKALEAAKSIKKEIRLDLSYRNHNIFLTYFKEDMTNGFRQMLHTTLHTYKQYNASQVDLSQWNNGPNLATTPYVERKTNANYSLTENGSATIKNGIEFGYTSPRIKAINTRFTLSGAYFKTQYRNSIPVIEQPTASIGPDGFPYYGIYQNDDGYVNSNMNYNLFVDTYIPKLDLTISASFQGSFFDNNRNDQRIAEPISYYGIDGIIHTFTEVDKTDTYKQWLVRNVSTSDNLAREYTFTFGANLKVTKSIYKDIRTSMFVTRIFNYSAPYYFNNLKIERIGTNRPYFGMELTYNF from the coding sequence ATGATGATCAGGCTCTTAACATTTATATTACTTTTTTTCTTCGGCTCTCAACTTTTATTGGCTCAAAACGAGAAATTACAATTAAGCATTAGTATTTCAGGTGAAAGTCAGCAGAAACTGAAAGGCGTTACTGTAAAAAGTTCTCAAAACTCTGCAGTTACGGATGAAAATGGAGTTGCAACATTAGTTTTAAGTGAAGGCAAACATCATCTAAAAATCATCCACTCCAATTATCAGGAAAAAGAGCTTGATGTTACTTTAAACAATTCAAAAACACTTAATTTCCAGCTTCAACCCGTAGATAAACTTGAAGAGATCGTGATTTTCTCTAAAGAAGGAAAAGGTTTAACGACTAAAACCATTATCGACAGAAAAGCAATGGAACATTTGCAACCCTCAAGTTTTACAGATTTGATGGAGCTTTTACCGGGTGGATTGGCAAAAACACCCAATCTGAGTGTAAATAACAGACCCATGCTTCGTGAAAACAGAGGTCAATTTACATATAGAACATCAGAATACAATACAACTGCATTGGGAACCCAATTCATGATAGACGGAAATGTCATCAATTCTAATGCAGACATGCAGGTTTCGTTAGACAACAGACAATTTGGATACTCACCTGAAGCAAGAGAAACTGCCACAACCGGGGTAGATATGAGAACAATTTCCACGAACGACATTGAAAAAGTTGAAATCATCCGAGGAATTCCTTCTGCATCTTATGGAGATTTAACATCCGGAGTGATAAAAATCGAAAGAAAAATTGGCGAATCTCCTTTACAGGCAAGATTTAAAGCAGACGGTTTCAGCAAGCAATATTATGTTGGTAAAGGTTTTAAAGTTAATAACAATTGGCAAATCAGTGCAGGTGCAGACTTTTTAGATTCTAAATCTAATCCGACCGATGATTTTGAAAATTACCAGAGAATGACCGCATCAATCCGTTCAAAAAAGAAAGGAAATCTTTGGTCTAATCCTTTAGAATGGCGTTCAAATATTGATTTTTCAAGCAATATCGATTCGAAGAAAAACGATCCTGATAACGGAGCTCCTGAAATTGATAAATATAAACAGACCCGAACAAAAATTAGTTTTAGTAATAACTTCATTTATAGTTTAAATAAAACATCTTTTTTTGATAAAGTTATTTTAAACACAGCAATTAGACAGGGATTTGAAAAAATTGATCAAACTAAACTGATACAATTATCAGGGCCAAGATCTTTTTCTTTAGCCACAGAACAAGGAGAAAATGTTGGAGTTTTCCCGGTTCTTCGTTATGTGAGCGACTACGCTACAGAAGGAAAACCGTTAGACATTACTGCAATGTTTCAAACGACCGGAACAAGAAGCACTTTTGGAATCAATCATCAATATGAAGCAGGTTTAGACTGGAGGTATTCTAAGAATAATGGCAGGGGGTTGATTTACGATATGAATTCTCCTTATGCTGCAGAATTTAGCAATTCCAGACCAAGACCATTTAATGATATTCCTGCATCTAATTTGATGGCTGCATTTTTAGGAGACCAAATGAGTTATGCCATTGATGAACATAAATTTACATTATATACAGGATTAAGATTCTCAAAACAATTGGGAATAGATAAATCTTACACCATCAGTAAAAAAGTTTTTGTGGAACCAAGAGTAAATCTACAATATAATCTTCCTCATTTAATGATTAATAATTTCCCTTTAAAAACAGATATCACATTAGGGTATGGACAGTTTTACAAGCAACCTACACTTTTAATGCTCTACCCTAACAGAAAATTCTGGGATTATACACAGCTTAATTATTATCACAATGATGCACAATATCGTTATGTAAATTTCATGACGTATGTTCAGAATCTCGAAAATAAAGCGTTAGAAGCTGCTAAAAGTATTAAAAAAGAAATCAGACTAGATCTTTCGTACAGAAATCATAATATATTTTTAACTTATTTCAAGGAAGATATGACAAATGGTTTTCGTCAAATGCTTCATACGACATTACATACTTACAAGCAATATAATGCTTCACAAGTCGACCTTTCACAATGGAACAACGGACCGAATTTAGCCACCACGCCATATGTTGAAAGAAAAACCAACGCCAACTATTCTTTAACTGAAAACGGAAGTGCAACAATTAAAAACGGAATTGAATTCGGTTACACTTCTCCACGTATCAAAGCTATTAATACAAGATTTACTTTAAGCGGTGCCTATTTTAAAACACAGTACAGAAATTCAATCCCTGTTATTGAGCAACCAACCGCATCTATCGGACCTGATGGATTTCCGTACTACGGAATTTACCAAAATGACGATGGATACGTTAATTCAAATATGAATTACAATCTTTTCGTTGATACCTATATCCCTAAACTGGATTTAACGATTTCAGCATCGTTTCAGGGAAGTTTCTTTGACAATAATAGAAATGATCAAAGAATTGCTGAACCAATATCTTATTACGGAATTGATGGCATTATACATACTTTTACCGAAGTCGATAAAACCGATACTTACAAACAATGGTTGGTAAGAAATGTTTCAACATCAGATAATTTAGCCAGAGAATATACTTTTACTTTCGGTGCCAATTTAAAAGTGACCAAAAGTATTTATAAAGACATCAGAACTTCGATGTTTGTTACCCGAATCTTTAATTACAGTGCACCTTATTATTTCAACAATCTTAAGATTGAAAGAATAGGAACAAACAGACCTTATTTCGGGATGGAGTTAACCTACAATTTTTAA
- a CDS encoding DUF6850 family outer membrane beta-barrel protein: MFNIKTSFAALFVICFSLLKAQDSIDFFNKYRNQYCAERNLKSQFYYNPASMSDYSSTSFSEFGIGYHSEKKDIYREQLGSGDKGLKIYVNSFQKLNDKRAVWGKASYESQKQLKIKWNENLDFDRVAPYVLADSVGGDLKLERYSFAGGYSEKFNRFTLGLEANYTAQLGYRSRDPRINNTTSDLYVNLGLNYNIFREYEVGIFTRLNKYTQNSSISFVSLLGNPYLYQMVGLGYSNNFFNGGKNAIAFEELGYQVGAQITNKAGKDFYIQAVAGNSKNTKNIQINNQFFKASALQNEQFIFEGAKFFNLNNHHRFGIFANYSASVKTGTEFGYSINTQRTEQIFQRKAYRNETYASLFKLMYQLSKDNFTLNATPFFSQQEIKERRLYPVSGQKFVYNYFGINADFQQKLNKNQVLSFSPYFTKRVVNKSISAITSVGNTAINDWILQDYQFQASDISTFGASLRYDIKLEKLPAFFVSVEYQSQKIQKKNNNFVGASLGITF, from the coding sequence ATGTTCAATATTAAAACTTCTTTCGCAGCACTATTTGTAATTTGTTTTTCTTTGTTGAAAGCTCAGGACAGTATTGATTTTTTTAATAAATATCGCAATCAATACTGTGCGGAAAGAAATTTAAAATCTCAGTTTTACTATAATCCGGCTTCCATGTCGGATTATAGTTCTACTTCTTTCTCAGAATTCGGAATTGGTTATCATTCAGAAAAAAAAGATATTTACAGAGAACAGCTTGGTTCTGGAGATAAAGGTTTGAAAATTTACGTCAATTCTTTTCAAAAGCTTAATGATAAAAGAGCGGTTTGGGGAAAGGCAAGCTACGAAAGTCAGAAACAATTAAAAATTAAATGGAACGAAAATCTGGATTTTGACCGTGTTGCACCTTATGTTTTGGCAGATTCTGTAGGCGGAGATTTAAAACTGGAAAGATATTCTTTTGCAGGAGGTTATTCTGAGAAATTCAACCGTTTTACTTTAGGACTTGAAGCCAACTATACCGCACAATTGGGTTACCGCTCAAGAGACCCGAGAATTAACAATACAACCTCAGATCTTTATGTAAATCTAGGTTTAAATTACAATATTTTCAGAGAATATGAAGTTGGAATTTTCACAAGATTAAATAAATATACACAGAACAGCAGCATCTCATTCGTGAGTCTTTTAGGAAATCCTTACCTCTACCAAATGGTAGGATTAGGGTACTCTAACAACTTTTTTAACGGAGGAAAAAATGCTATTGCATTTGAAGAATTAGGTTACCAAGTCGGAGCTCAGATCACTAATAAAGCAGGAAAAGATTTTTACATTCAAGCAGTTGCTGGAAATTCTAAAAACACCAAAAACATCCAAATAAATAATCAATTTTTTAAAGCTTCAGCTTTACAGAACGAGCAGTTTATTTTCGAAGGTGCAAAATTTTTCAATCTAAACAACCATCACAGATTCGGGATTTTTGCCAATTACTCTGCTTCTGTAAAAACTGGAACTGAGTTTGGTTATTCTATCAATACTCAGCGTACAGAGCAGATCTTCCAGAGAAAAGCTTATCGTAATGAGACTTATGCTTCTTTATTCAAACTGATGTATCAATTATCAAAAGATAATTTCACATTGAATGCAACGCCATTTTTCAGTCAGCAGGAAATTAAAGAAAGAAGATTATATCCGGTTTCGGGACAAAAATTTGTTTACAATTATTTTGGAATCAATGCAGATTTTCAGCAAAAATTAAACAAAAACCAAGTATTGAGTTTTAGTCCTTATTTCACAAAACGAGTTGTAAATAAATCAATCTCGGCAATTACATCAGTTGGAAATACTGCCATCAATGATTGGATTCTTCAGGATTACCAATTTCAGGCAAGCGACATCAGCACTTTTGGAGCATCTTTAAGATACGACATTAAATTGGAGAAACTTCCGGCATTCTTTGTAAGTGTAGAATATCAATCACAGAAAATTCAGAAAAAAAACAATAATTTTGTCGGCGCAAGTTTAGGAATTACATTTTAG
- a CDS encoding DUF4876 domain-containing protein: protein MKRRVLLLGLAVALVTGFTVTSCSSDDDFGKSVSQTGVLTMNFTGEEIAIYKTLDISIKEINTGAVTEFTIQNTNAHSLELPFGSYNITVNGIVVKTDSEQINVGATAVTDIKVNATNITIPLLAKRFGNDFIIEEVFFTGVRTPDNKNYNSSRYFKITNNTDEDLDAANLIIGQSNFYTTSNDNPTPYNANDYFPVKGVMVLTSATPKIIHPGDFIVVADNAVDHSQNTSTAYNLQNADWEFPSTNPTLGQVDNPNVPNAEVIYTQMTYNMFFLHNRGFESYVIARFPAGENKNTFLQNQKYDYSFVNSAGSVTSKSVYKIPNSWIIDGVNNSIPTDFVQTLTSASIDAGWTSVGSMNNDATRYGKSVRRKVIGKTSENKNVYKDTNNSSLDFVKDSQPSLKNGIVH, encoded by the coding sequence ATGAAAAGAAGAGTTTTATTACTAGGTTTAGCAGTAGCTTTGGTAACAGGATTTACAGTAACATCTTGTTCAAGCGATGATGATTTCGGGAAATCAGTTTCTCAGACAGGAGTTTTAACAATGAATTTCACAGGAGAAGAAATTGCTATTTACAAAACTTTAGATATTTCAATTAAAGAAATCAACACTGGAGCTGTAACAGAATTTACCATTCAAAATACCAATGCACATTCTCTTGAATTGCCTTTCGGATCTTACAACATTACCGTAAACGGAATTGTTGTAAAAACAGATTCGGAACAGATTAATGTAGGTGCAACTGCAGTTACAGATATTAAAGTAAATGCTACCAATATTACCATTCCGCTTTTAGCAAAAAGATTTGGTAATGATTTTATCATCGAAGAAGTATTCTTTACAGGAGTGAGAACTCCGGATAATAAAAACTACAACTCAAGCAGATATTTTAAAATCACAAATAACACAGACGAAGATTTAGATGCCGCAAATCTAATTATTGGGCAATCTAATTTCTACACAACATCAAACGATAATCCTACTCCGTACAATGCAAATGACTATTTCCCTGTAAAAGGTGTTATGGTACTTACAAGTGCAACCCCTAAGATTATTCATCCAGGAGATTTTATCGTTGTAGCAGATAACGCAGTAGATCATTCACAAAACACTTCAACAGCCTATAATTTACAGAATGCAGACTGGGAATTCCCTTCTACCAATCCTACTTTAGGACAGGTTGATAACCCAAATGTACCAAATGCAGAGGTAATCTATACTCAGATGACATACAATATGTTTTTCCTTCACAACAGAGGTTTTGAAAGTTATGTAATAGCTCGTTTCCCTGCGGGTGAAAATAAAAACACCTTCCTTCAAAATCAGAAATACGATTATTCTTTTGTAAACAGTGCTGGAAGTGTTACTTCAAAAAGTGTATATAAAATTCCAAACTCATGGATTATTGATGGAGTAAACAACAGTATTCCTACAGATTTTGTTCAGACCCTTACTTCCGCAAGTATAGATGCTGGTTGGACGTCAGTTGGTTCTATGAATAATGATGCAACACGTTACGGAAAATCAGTAAGACGTAAAGTAATTGGGAAAACTTCAGAAAACAAAAACGTATATAAAGACACCAACAACTCATCTTTAGATTTTGTAAAAGACTCTCAACCGAGTTTAAAAAACGGGATTGTACATTAA
- a CDS encoding cytochrome-c peroxidase, whose amino-acid sequence MKRGIYWSLGLILFILWSFTSKVGNELSNIQEPSIEDIVKSYKKAITEWPKPNIDHGVKWEEFAAIKTDSAYFTEQDKPNVILGKMLFFDPKLSKSNQISCSTCHDPEMGWQDRRRVALGNDHLLGNRNTISLYNIAERTSFFWDGRAKTLEEQASGPLGAHHEMAMDVKTLPAKIQNIKGYNSLFKNAYGTEKVTYDKIVKAIADFQKTIKSQPSRFDKFLEGKYNSLTDEEIYGMHIFRTKARCMNCHSGKYLTDESFHNIGLTYYKRKYEDLGLYNITKKAEDVGKFKTPQLRDLALTQPWMHNGLFDDLEGVVNMYNSGMHQLDPNAEKKLADPLHPSTDPLLQKLNLNKEEVKALVSFLESLSGTKYKMRRPEFPVE is encoded by the coding sequence ATGAAAAGAGGAATTTATTGGAGTTTAGGATTGATTTTATTTATTCTTTGGAGTTTCACTTCAAAAGTTGGAAATGAGTTATCAAATATTCAGGAGCCATCTATTGAAGACATAGTAAAAAGCTACAAAAAAGCAATTACAGAATGGCCAAAACCCAATATTGACCACGGTGTAAAATGGGAGGAATTTGCAGCCATCAAAACAGATTCTGCTTATTTCACAGAGCAGGACAAGCCAAATGTTATTTTAGGAAAAATGCTTTTTTTTGATCCTAAATTATCAAAGTCCAACCAGATTTCCTGCAGTACTTGTCACGACCCCGAAATGGGATGGCAAGACCGAAGACGTGTTGCACTTGGAAACGACCACCTTTTAGGAAACAGAAACACTATTTCTCTTTACAACATCGCCGAAAGAACTTCTTTTTTCTGGGACGGAAGAGCTAAAACTCTTGAAGAGCAGGCTTCAGGACCTCTTGGAGCACATCACGAGATGGCAATGGATGTGAAAACACTTCCCGCAAAAATTCAGAATATAAAAGGATACAATTCGCTTTTCAAAAATGCTTACGGAACCGAAAAAGTAACGTACGATAAAATCGTAAAAGCCATTGCTGATTTCCAGAAAACCATCAAAAGTCAGCCAAGCCGTTTTGATAAATTTCTTGAAGGAAAATACAACTCTTTAACAGATGAAGAAATCTACGGAATGCATATTTTCCGTACTAAAGCTCGTTGTATGAACTGTCACAGCGGAAAATATTTAACTGATGAATCTTTCCACAATATTGGTTTAACTTACTATAAAAGAAAATACGAAGATCTAGGCTTATACAACATAACCAAAAAAGCTGAAGATGTTGGAAAATTCAAAACACCACAATTAAGAGATTTAGCACTCACTCAACCTTGGATGCACAATGGGCTTTTCGATGATTTGGAAGGAGTTGTCAACATGTACAACAGCGGAATGCATCAACTCGATCCTAACGCAGAAAAAAAGTTGGCAGATCCACTTCATCCTTCAACAGACCCTTTGTTGCAAAAACTAAATTTAAATAAAGAAGAAGTAAAAGCTTTAGTTTCTTTTCTTGAATCTC